One genomic window of Bradyrhizobium sp. B124 includes the following:
- a CDS encoding AAA family ATPase, giving the protein MGQKAPDETAIPLIKHIHDESTGSASKAGKPNTAPTKTSWGRYATGLEVLPPERVQVLPAYLRGITLKLVNFSVENFRSIANSGEIPVEQLTALVGRNESGKSNILLALEEANPDGGRKDVDPVKNFPRGRHLNECTPETVIARTTWDLAPDETQEIEEIVGQRITKITVTRAYGAANNRVGLEGLTAPTLDAKKVTAHWRRAAPAIEASVSAIAEAHVQAAKTAFQKLSEAIASNQNFPKAWAKDVVQESKAFRAAVGAAGAMLPEQPDELLADIEELATELATFQERAGKARTHALDLLPKFIYIADFPELSGHQHLGEYLKRREDGVVPTEAERNFKKLAKVAGFDIQEIHSLQKDHERRQTLLSRASALITQEMRRLWKDRKITVRLAPDGPHIDILIYDENAEYPVEVNLDERSRGFRWFFSFYIAFSADTQGGSAEDAILLLDEPGLYLHARSQEDLLQHFRDDYSNQIIYTTHSPFMIPPSDIEIVRTVNISDKGTEVTKDPSGDTRTLFPLQAALGYNLSQTLFVGSANLVVEGVTDFWILSSVNDYLADTGKEHLVEKMVLTPAGGAGKVSYMTSLLASQDLDVIVLLDDDRAGRDQRDELVKSKLLRDGSIVFTGAAFATAPSESDIEDVIDPTIYTDLVNKTYSKELKGKTLNLNPGIPRIVKRYEQAFEALGMEFFKTRPAREFMTQMGKDPSKVLNASTIEGFERLIKEVNARYEKHKASGRGAFD; this is encoded by the coding sequence GTGGGCCAGAAGGCACCAGACGAGACAGCAATCCCGCTCATTAAGCACATCCACGACGAATCCACCGGATCGGCGTCAAAAGCTGGGAAGCCAAATACGGCGCCCACCAAGACCTCCTGGGGAAGATACGCAACCGGACTTGAGGTTCTGCCACCAGAGCGGGTACAAGTACTGCCGGCTTATTTAAGGGGCATCACCTTGAAACTCGTCAATTTTTCCGTCGAAAACTTCCGATCGATTGCCAATAGCGGTGAGATTCCAGTCGAGCAGTTGACCGCCTTAGTTGGTCGCAACGAGAGCGGCAAATCCAATATTCTGCTTGCGCTTGAGGAAGCGAACCCAGACGGAGGTCGGAAGGACGTTGACCCGGTAAAGAACTTTCCTCGTGGTCGGCATCTCAACGAGTGTACGCCCGAGACCGTGATTGCTCGCACCACTTGGGACCTTGCTCCTGACGAAACACAAGAGATCGAGGAGATCGTCGGTCAGAGGATCACCAAGATCACGGTTACCAGGGCCTATGGCGCGGCTAACAACCGAGTCGGTCTAGAGGGCCTTACGGCCCCAACGCTCGACGCCAAAAAAGTAACCGCGCACTGGCGCCGCGCAGCTCCTGCGATAGAAGCCTCAGTCTCTGCGATTGCGGAAGCTCACGTGCAGGCCGCGAAGACTGCGTTCCAAAAACTTTCGGAAGCCATCGCATCTAACCAAAACTTCCCCAAAGCCTGGGCAAAGGATGTTGTTCAGGAGTCGAAAGCATTCAGGGCCGCGGTCGGCGCAGCTGGTGCCATGCTTCCGGAACAGCCAGACGAGTTGCTCGCCGACATCGAAGAGCTGGCGACAGAACTGGCAACCTTCCAAGAGCGCGCCGGAAAGGCCAGAACTCACGCTTTAGACCTCCTGCCGAAATTTATTTACATCGCCGATTTCCCCGAGCTGAGTGGACACCAGCATCTCGGGGAATATCTGAAGCGACGAGAGGATGGCGTTGTTCCTACCGAGGCCGAGCGCAATTTCAAAAAACTCGCGAAAGTAGCGGGTTTTGACATCCAAGAAATCCATAGCCTGCAGAAAGATCACGAGCGCCGTCAGACTTTGCTAAGCAGGGCCAGCGCACTCATTACGCAGGAAATGCGGCGGCTGTGGAAGGACCGTAAGATAACCGTCCGGCTTGCGCCCGATGGTCCCCACATCGACATTCTCATCTATGATGAAAACGCCGAATACCCGGTTGAAGTAAATCTCGATGAGCGTAGCCGCGGATTCCGATGGTTCTTCTCCTTCTACATCGCGTTTTCCGCTGATACTCAGGGCGGATCGGCCGAGGACGCCATTTTGCTTCTCGATGAACCAGGTCTATACCTACACGCTCGCTCTCAGGAAGATCTGCTGCAGCACTTCCGCGACGACTACAGCAATCAAATCATCTACACGACGCATTCTCCTTTCATGATCCCTCCGTCCGATATTGAAATCGTTCGCACGGTCAACATATCAGACAAGGGCACGGAGGTGACGAAGGACCCAAGCGGCGACACACGTACCCTTTTCCCACTGCAGGCGGCCTTGGGTTACAACCTCTCTCAGACCCTGTTTGTCGGTTCCGCAAATCTGGTTGTAGAAGGGGTGACCGACTTCTGGATTCTCTCATCGGTCAACGACTACCTCGCTGATACAGGCAAAGAACACCTGGTCGAGAAGATGGTTCTCACCCCGGCCGGCGGCGCCGGTAAGGTCAGCTATATGACCTCCCTGCTCGCTTCTCAGGACCTTGATGTGATCGTCTTGCTGGATGACGATAGAGCGGGCCGTGACCAGCGCGACGAGTTGGTGAAATCCAAGCTTCTTCGCGACGGCTCCATCGTATTTACCGGTGCGGCCTTCGCAACCGCTCCGTCAGAATCCGACATCGAGGACGTGATTGACCCGACCATCTACACCGACTTGGTCAACAAGACCTACTCCAAGGAGCTGAAGGGGAAGACGCTCAATCTCAATCCGGGCATTCCGCGTATCGTGAAACGGTATGAGCAAGCATTTGAAGCGCTCGGCATGGAGTTCTTCAAAACTCGACCAGCGCGAGAATTCATGACACAGATGGGTAAAGATCCGTCGAAGGTGCTCAATGCGTCGACCATTGAGGGGTTTGAGCGACTGATAAAAGAAGTCAACGCACGCTATGAGAAACACAAAGCAAGTGGACGAGGTGCGTTCGACTAA
- a CDS encoding DUF5658 family protein translates to MNWVKALLLLSVLLLGCADLATTNRILELGFGEANPFMEMAQTWFGAWWLIPKLGLTFLVIALLWRSQSLSRIALVVAFCSTPVINNLVIIAGAS, encoded by the coding sequence ATGAATTGGGTCAAGGCACTGCTGCTGCTTTCCGTGCTGCTCCTTGGATGCGCCGACCTCGCGACCACCAACAGGATCTTGGAGCTCGGGTTCGGCGAGGCAAACCCGTTCATGGAGATGGCCCAGACTTGGTTCGGCGCCTGGTGGCTGATCCCGAAATTAGGTTTGACGTTCCTCGTCATCGCGTTGCTTTGGCGCAGCCAAAGCCTTTCCAGGATTGCCCTTGTGGTGGCGTTTTGCTCAACGCCTGTCATCAACAACCTCGTCATTATCGCGGGCGCGAGCTGA
- a CDS encoding alpha/beta fold hydrolase, translated as MIQPDASFAGTFPFTPHFSAAPGFRMHYVDEGPRDGEVVLCLHGEPTWGYLFRHLVPALSATQRVVVPDHMGFGKSATPAQRSYWLQDHVDNLEALVLALDLTDITLVMHDFGGPVGMGFAARHPDRIRRIISANGPTPFGQSDLFERVTANALASPWFQWIAKAEANGELEPVLGQLGFNILSTLKLNGFENNAVITDAWLAAYGAPFARPADCLGAIGWARGFATGAHRFDAPDATADRAIRSRPALAIWGEADRTLHAEHFLPLFSAIFPAAPVRRLAGVGHYCLEDAPEEISGLIAEFIRQT; from the coding sequence ATGATCCAGCCCGACGCCAGCTTCGCCGGCACCTTTCCGTTCACGCCGCATTTCAGCGCGGCTCCAGGTTTCCGGATGCATTATGTCGACGAAGGCCCGCGAGACGGCGAGGTGGTGCTCTGCCTGCATGGCGAACCGACCTGGGGCTATCTGTTTCGCCATCTGGTGCCGGCCCTCAGCGCGACGCAGCGCGTGGTCGTTCCGGATCACATGGGGTTCGGCAAGAGCGCGACCCCGGCGCAGCGCAGCTATTGGCTGCAGGACCATGTCGACAATCTCGAAGCGCTGGTCCTTGCGCTCGATCTCACCGACATCACGCTGGTCATGCATGACTTTGGCGGCCCCGTCGGCATGGGGTTCGCGGCCAGGCATCCGGACCGCATCCGCCGCATCATCTCGGCCAACGGGCCGACGCCGTTCGGGCAGAGCGATCTGTTCGAGCGCGTCACCGCCAATGCGCTGGCTTCGCCGTGGTTTCAATGGATCGCAAAAGCCGAGGCGAACGGCGAGCTCGAGCCGGTGCTCGGACAGCTCGGCTTCAACATCCTGAGCACGCTCAAGCTCAATGGTTTCGAGAACAACGCCGTCATCACCGACGCCTGGCTCGCCGCCTACGGCGCACCCTTTGCACGTCCGGCCGACTGCCTCGGCGCGATCGGATGGGCCAGGGGCTTTGCGACCGGTGCGCACAGGTTCGACGCGCCGGATGCCACCGCCGACCGCGCGATCCGCAGCAGGCCGGCGCTCGCCATCTGGGGCGAGGCGGACCGCACGCTGCACGCAGAGCATTTCCTGCCGCTGTTTTCCGCGATCTTCCCGGCGGCACCGGTCAGGCGTCTTGCCGGCGTCGGGCATTACTGTCTTGAGGATGCCCCGGAGGAAATCAGCGGCCTGATCGCGGAGTTCATCCGGCAGACCTGA